Within the Sphingobium baderi genome, the region CCGTCAAAGTTCATGTCATTGTCGAAGATCAGGTCGCTCGACCAGAAGGGGTTGGCGAAGCGGCCAAGGTCGATCGCGACCCCCTCGACCGGCGCGAGCCGGATCGAGGCGCGGTCGAGCCACAGACCATAGTTGCTGGTGCCGTCGCCACCGAGCGTCTGGTTGGTGGAGATCGGCGAGCGGCCATTGCCGGTGGCGATCCGCAGGTCGGCAGTGATCCAGTCGGTGATCTGCGCCTTCAGCCCCAGACGCGCGCGCAGCTGGAAGCGCTGCCGGTCCTCCAGGCTGTTGATATAGGGCGGGCCGACATAATCGGGCGAGGCGTCATTGATGTTGAATGGGTTGCCCGCGTTGATCGCGCCATAATTGGGGAAAGCATCCAGATTGGCGTCGTCATAGCGCAGTGCCTCGCCGCGCACGCGCACATCGCCGTAAAGCTGGATGCGGCGGGTCCATTCCGGCGTCTCGCCGGGGCGCGACCAGCCCTCGGCTTGTGCCTGCTGGCCCAGCTCGCGCTTCAGGTCTTCCTTGATCTGTTCGCGCACGACCGGCGAGACATAGGTGACAGTCTGGGTGCCGTCGGCGGCTACGCCGGCCTGCGGCAGCGGTGCGGGCGCCGGAACTGCCTGTGCAGCCTGGACCTGCTGAACCGGAACGGTCGCCTTCTCGATCATCCGGTCGGCCTGGGCCTGGGTAATGATGCCTTCGGCGACAAGCTGCTCGACGAGCAGGCGCGGATCGACGGCGCTGTCCTGAGCGAGTGCCGGCGATGCGACGAGCGCGCCGCCGAATGCGCAGGCCATGAGCGCGGCCCGAAGCCGCCGTTTATGCGTGGTAAGACTGGTCATGTTGATCCCTTTTGAAAGAATGTAGGTCGCTTCGCCCATGCTCAGCTGCGGGCATCGAGCTGGATGCGCATCACCGGCAGACCGGCGGGCGGACGTCGCGAAAGCTGAAGGCCGGTCAGCACCGCGCGCAGCCGCGCGTTGCGCTTCTCGTCACCGCCATCGATGATGCGCACATCGGTGATGCGGCCATCGCTATCGACGCTGACGGCAAGCTGGACCGTATAGCGGCCGCGTGACAGTTCCCGGTCGGACTGCGCCGCCTGACGGATGCCGTTCAGCGCGACCGCCGCATAGGCCCGGAACGCGTCGCCGCCGCCGGGACGTCCGCCGATCCGGGTGCCGCCGCCATCGCCTGCGGCGAGGCCGTAGTTGGACGGCCCCGCACCTTCGCGGGCGGTCAGCGCGCTGTCGCCCTGAACCGGATCGTTGCTCGCGGCTTCGGGCGGTGGGGGAGTATCGAGCGGCTGCTCGATCGGCGGGGCGACCGTCGGTTCGGGCGGCTGTTCGACCGGCTTGGGTTCGGGCGGTGGCAGAGGTGGAGGCGGCGGCAGGATGACCTGCGTCGTCTTCATCTCGTTGGGCCGGTCGCTGACCGATTGCCAACTGAGCATGTTATAGATCACCGCGATCGCCATGGCGACGCCAATGGCCGCGATCACACGGCCGAAAGTGACCGGGGAACGCTTGCGGCGACCGCCCGGACCGCCCGCCATGAAGGTAGCGGCAGCCATCACAGACCTCCCAGCGACGCGTCGCGCTCTTGGTCGAAGCCCGCCAGCCACAGGCGAAGGCCTGTCCAGTCCGCGTCCCAGCCCGAGACGCTGACGCCATGCCGGAGCGCTTCGCGCCGAAGGTCGACGCCGGCCGTCATGGCGAGTCCGGGCTGTTGTCGGAGGGCGCCTGCGATGCCGCCGGAGCCGATGCGGCGGCAGGCATCTCCTCGATGGCCGTTGCCGGAGGGAGCACCAGCAGGATCGTGCCGATCAGCGCCAGCATCAGAGCGAGCAGGCGCCAGGCCCGACCGCTGCGCCGCCACCAGGGCTTGCGGAAGCTGTGCCGCGAACTGCGCACGACCGGTCTGCGGTCGATCATGCGGTCGAGAAGGCGGCGGATGGGGAGCATGATGCATCTGTCCCTCCCGGCTCACGCGCCACTCGGCGGTCGCGTGGACGCCATGCCGAGGCTCGGCACGCCGACCTTGGAGCACAGGTCGAGCACCTGCATGATGCGATCATACTGAACGGCGCGGTCGCCGCGCAGGATGACCGCCAGGTCGGGCGTGTTGGCGATCGACGTGCGCAGCTGGCTTTCCAGCTCGCTCATCGACACCGGGATGGCATCGATCGACACCGTGCCGTCATTGCTGACCGCGATCACCCGCGACTTTTGCGCTTCGAGCGCCTGGGCCGAGGAGGCGGACGGCAGGTCCACCTTGATCCCCTGCACGGCGGCGGTGGTCATCAGGATGAAGATGATCAGTAGCACCAGCACCACGTCGACGAACGGAGTGATGTTGATCTCGTTATAGGGCTTCTTCCTGCCCCCGACTTGCATGGCCATGGCGTGAGCCTCCTTCCTGTCCGGGGCTCAGGCCGCCTGGGCCGCGGCGGGAACGTCCTGCCACGTCTCGGCGATGCGCTTTTCCAGCTCGTCCACGAAGATGTCGTGATCGGCCTGGATCTCTTCGATGCGGGAAAGCAGATAGTTGTAGCCGAACAGCGCCGGGATCGCGACGGCAAGGCCGGCAACGGTGGCGAGCAGCGCGGCGGCAATACCCGGCGCAATCGCGTTGATATTGACCTCACCGACAGCAGCCACGGCCGCGAAGGTGATCATGACGCCGAGCACCGTGCCGAGCAGGCCGATGAAGGGGCCGCCGGAGATGGCGATGGTCAGGAGCACGAGCCGCGCGTTCAGCTTCTGGCCCTCACGCACCCGGCCGGCATCGAGCGCCGAGCGGATCGCGGCGATCGACTGGCCGCGCAGCGCGAAGCGGCTGCCCGTCGCCTTGCCTTCGTTCAGGCGCTCCGTCAGTTCGCGCCGGCCGATATTGTAGAGCCGGCCCAGCGTCGAATCCGCCGCCGTCGCGCCCGGATCGAAAGCGGGCAGCCCGTCATGGTCGCCGGAACGCCGCGAGATCTGGCGATAGGCGTCGAGAAAGGCCTCGTTCGCCTGCCGCACCCGGCCGATCAGCAATCCCTTGCTGATCATGATCGCAATAGATAGCGCGAGCATCAGCCCGCAAATGAGGATGACGACCCAGGCGTCGAAGGTCAGCGCCGAGAACAATATGCCCATATAGCCGTGACCGCCGCCGGTCTCGACCTGCTGCGCGGTGTCGGTGGTGATAAGGCGCGCATTCTGGCCTTCCGATGCGGCCGCCAACTGGAATGCGGACTGCGGCAGCGCCGCGCCCGCAACACGCAGTTCGTCGATCTCGCCGGCAAAGCCCTGGCCGAGAAGCGGCGCAGCGGTCGCAGGGGCAAGCGCGCCTGCGACTTCGCCGGCAGGCTGGCCGTTGATGAAGAGCAGGCTCTTGCCGCCGTCATTGACCAGCGCGACATTGGCCCAGCTATCCGCCGCCAGCGCCGCGCCGTTGCTGCGCGTGCCGTTCGCGTCGATGAAGAGCTGGCCGCCTTCGTTCACGAGGCTGATGCTGCCCGGCAGGTCGAAGATGGCGCCATCGCCACCCGGCTTGACCCAGAAGCTCAAGGACAGCGGGCCGCCGGAAAAAGCGGACGCGGGCAGCGTGACCGGGGTGGTGCCGTCCAGGACGAGACTCGATCCGATCAGGCCGCCCGCGTTCCGCGCCTCGCCGCCGCTGGCATTGTTGCCGTTGGCGGTTGCGTCCCGAGGGCTTCCTTGTTCGTTGAAATGATAAACCAGCCGGTAATCCGGCCCGAAGGTGCCCGCGACGTCCTGGCCAGCGCTTGCCGCTTCATTGCCGTAATAGGCATAGATGGCGCTCGCCTGGCCCGGCTGAAGACCCTGCACGTCGACCCAGACCAGCGCCTGTTCTTCGGCCGGGCTCCACTTCTCGACATGGAACTTGAGCGGCGTGCGATCGTCGCCCGCGACAAAGCGCAGGTCGGAGCCGTCGGCCTTCACATCCTTGAAGCTGAAATTGCCGCTGTGCAGGCGGATGAGCACCGGCGCACGCGCGACCTCGCCAGTGACGCCGGCGGCGTCGACATTGAGGTTGATCTTCGTGCGGTAGCTGAAATCGCTCTCCCACCAGGCATGAGCCGGTGCGGAAAAGGCGGTAAGGGCGGCAAGCGCGACGGCGCCCGCCACCGCGCCCTTACGGGCACGCTGGATGATCGACATTAAAATTCCCCCATGATGCGGAAGCGGACGAAGATGTCGCCGGATTCGGTTTCCGGCCCGGATGTCAGCGGAACGCCCACGTCGAGCGCGCCGGTGAGATGATTGAAGAGTTTGACGCGGCCACCGATGCCGGTGCTGACCAGATGCTGGTCGCGCGTTGCGCGCTGGCTGGGCAGCGGCAGGTGGATGCCCGAATAGCCGCTGTCGAGAAATGCGTGGAAGCGCAGTTCGTTGACGAGATCGGCGCTCAGCAGGCTCGCGAGGTCGGGCGTGCGCAGTTCCGTCTGGAGCGCAAACCCATAGTCGCCGATGGCCTCGGACTCATAATAGCCGCGCACCGAGGACATGCCGCCCAGGCTGAATCCTTCGTTCGAGATCAGCGGATCGGGCGACCACTGGCTGGTCAGCCGTGCATTGAGCTGGATGTCGCTGGCGGCGGTCTGGGTCGTTTCGGCGTCGAGCTTCAGCGCAATGAAGCTCTGGCGCGCCATGTAGCGCTTGGCGTCGAACCGCTCCCAGTTGTCGCCAAGACCACGGATACCGAAGGTGCCCGAGAAGGTAATGCTGCTGGTCGAGCGCTCGCCCATCCAGTCACCGCGCCATGACGCGATCAGCGGTGCATATTTGATCGGCGCCGAGGCCCGGTCGGAGCCGAGCAGCACGTCTTCTGAGAAATCCTTCCAGTCGATCCCCAGCGTCAGGCTGTGATAAAAGCCCTCGCTCGACCCCAGCGACTGGATCAGTCGCCCGCCGAACAGATAGCCCTTGCCGACCACGCTGGTGCCGCCGACCACCGCGATGTCGCTATCGGAATGGACGCCATAGAGCAGAAGCTGCGTGCCCTGGCCGAGCCGCATCAGATAATTGCCTGAAATTACCGTGCCGTCATCGGTGCGCTCGGGCGCGGTCTGGGCGGAGAGGCTTAAGGAGTCACCTCGACCCCACATATTGTCATAGCGGATCGTGGCCGAGGCGCGCAGGTCCGTGGTCGCCGACGAATGGAAATTGTTGAGTTCGGCGGAGGCGTGGAAAGGCGAGCTTTCCTCGACGTTCAGCACCACATCGAGCGTGCCCGGCGCTTCGCCGGCGCGCAGTTCGGGCGTCACCCGCCGCGTGGGATTGCTGTTGAGCGCCACGACATCGCGCTGAAAGTCCTGAAGATTGGGCGTCCGGCCCGGCGCGACCGAAGGCGCCAGCGCACGCACGGCATCCGCATTCTTCGTATCGCCTTGCACCAGCAACTGGCCGACCGCCTGCGGCTGCACTTCCAGTTGCAGCACGCCGCCATCCACCGACTGTTCGGGGATGAACACCGAGACGGCGACATAGCCCTGGTCCTCAAAGACCTTCTGCAGGGCAGCGCGGGCGCCCTCGACATCGGCCTCGCTCTTGCCCGGCCCCATGAACGGCAGGATTGCGCGCTCGACGTCATCCGGTTCAAGCAGTGTGTTGCCGCGCACCTGGAACGCCAGAATGTCGAAGCGTGCGCCGTCTGCCGACGTTGCGGGAGCGCTCGCATCCACGCCTGCGTCCTGCGCGAAGGCAGGCGAAGCGGCCAGCGCCATGAACAGTGCGAGCGCGGCATGGCTCGGCGCCTGTCGCCAGTGATTATTCTCGAACCTCAAAACCTTCACCCCCTGCCGGAAGCGCCGCCACGGCGCTGTGGCCGGACGGCGATCGGTCGCTGTCATCGCAAAGCTGGCGCACACTTCGAGTCGTGCTGCGATGCAGCGCCAGTTGTCGATTGAGGTCTTAGGAAGGGTGCAGGCCTAATCTCAAGCTGAAATGCCTACGCCTATGCGTTTCGTCTCGATTAGGGCGGGTAGTGTGTAAGTTGTGTTACAAATAGAAATGACTTATGGATTTCTGTAAGATACGATTCGAGTCATATGTAAGCGAGTTATGCTAACAGATACTTTATTATTATTTACAAGCAGCACAAATAGCGCCCTGATGTTTAATCAGGACGCTCAGGGTATCTCGGTTCCTCCCCAGCGGGAGGAGCTGCTAGCCGCGCGTTGCGCGAAAAGTCCGTGTGCGGGTCTGAGTCGGCGTTTCCCCAAATCGGCGTTGATAGGCCCGGCTCATTCCGACCGGCGTTCCGAAACCCACGGCCAGCGCGATCTCGCTGATCGAGCGGCTCTCATTCACGCTTTCGAGGCGCAAACGCACCCAGTCGACGCGAATGTCCTGAATGAGCTGAATGACGGTGAGGCCAAGGCAGGTCCGGAAGTTCCGGCGCAGTGTCCCAGCGGTGACGCCTGCGATCTGCCCCAGTGCGTGAATGGTCCAGGCCTGCTGCGGATGGGCGCGGATATGCTCAACCGCCCGCTGCACCGATCGCGCGACCGGAAACAGAGTTTCGGCCTCCGGGTCCGCCTGAAGCGTTGCGACCAGCCCTTCAAGCGTGCGCTTCTCAAGCAGCACGTCGTCGAAACTGGCGCGGGGTCCGGGGCCGGGTATGATCGCGCACGGCAGTTTGACGCCCAATTGTTCAATCGACCAGCGAAACAGATGATCGGCGGCGGCGAGCCGCCGAGGTTCGCCCGATGCGCGCGAAGCCTGCACCTGGATGTCCGCGCGAGGAATATGCAGGAAGAGCGCGCTCGACCCGGCATCCCAGGCCATCGACTTGCGCTCGCCCGCGGCGAGCAGCAAGGCGGACCCCGGTCCGAGAGGCTGGCGGCTTACGCTCTCCACTTCGACGAAGCCGCTCAGTGGCATCACAATGTGGACCATCGTATCGGTGGAGGCGAACGTCACGCTGCGTTGGCGGGGAAAAGCACGATAGTCGAATTCCAGCGATCCCAACTTGAATCGCTGGCGCTGGATGGCCGGGCGCACGGGATGCCGCGCGGGCAAGGTCTGCTGCCGCGCCTTCGGAGTGCGCGCGCAAACCGGGACATTCGTCCTGTTTTCCGCATCCTGCGCGTCTCGTCTTGTGGCCAAAATCGTGTTCATGGTCATGGTCCTCGACTGGAAGACCAATCTCGCGAAATCGAACGAAAGACTTTTTCGCCCGATGACATTTTTTTATCCGCGGCTCACTGCGACCCGCGCATCGGCTCGGTGTGCTGATCGACTTGTCACATAGACGCGATAAGTGCGCCCTAAGGGTCGATAATTTGAATGACGGAAAGGTGACAAAATCGCGATGAGTCGAGAACTCTCGACACGGCTGATGAGCGGTTTTCTCTCGCTTTCCCTGCACGCCGCGGCGGGTCTTGCCCTGTTGTGGGCGTGGGACGAGGGATTGTCGGTGCGCGACCAGGCTGGCGGCGACAAAGGATCAGTTCTCGTGGTCGAACTGATCCCGCTCGAACCCAATGACGGAATTGCGCGAGAAGACCGCGCACAACAGGGGGATGAACCCGCGGCCATGCCGGAGGAGCGGCCACCACTTGCACCGGCCGGGACCGGCAATGAGGAGCCAATGCCACGCGCCGCCGGCCCCGACTCAAATGCGGTCCAAGCCAGCGCCGCTGCACAGGGCGATGCCCAAGACCTTGCCGATCTGCCCAACGCCGATGTTGTCGCCTACCGCCGCCGCCTCGAGGCGCATCTGGCGCGCTACCGTATCTATCCGGCGCGTGCACAAGATGCCGGGCGAGAGGGCGTCGTTATGCTGCATTTTGTGATGTCGAAGGACGGCAGGGTGA harbors:
- a CDS encoding ExbD/TolR family protein gives rise to the protein MAMQVGGRKKPYNEINITPFVDVVLVLLIIFILMTTAAVQGIKVDLPSASSAQALEAQKSRVIAVSNDGTVSIDAIPVSMSELESQLRTSIANTPDLAVILRGDRAVQYDRIMQVLDLCSKVGVPSLGMASTRPPSGA
- a CDS encoding helix-turn-helix domain-containing protein → MNTILATRRDAQDAENRTNVPVCARTPKARQQTLPARHPVRPAIQRQRFKLGSLEFDYRAFPRQRSVTFASTDTMVHIVMPLSGFVEVESVSRQPLGPGSALLLAAGERKSMAWDAGSSALFLHIPRADIQVQASRASGEPRRLAAADHLFRWSIEQLGVKLPCAIIPGPGPRASFDDVLLEKRTLEGLVATLQADPEAETLFPVARSVQRAVEHIRAHPQQAWTIHALGQIAGVTAGTLRRNFRTCLGLTVIQLIQDIRVDWVRLRLESVNESRSISEIALAVGFGTPVGMSRAYQRRFGETPTQTRTRTFRATRG
- a CDS encoding ShlB/FhaC/HecB family hemolysin secretion/activation protein — encoded protein: MTATDRRPATAPWRRFRQGVKVLRFENNHWRQAPSHAALALFMALAASPAFAQDAGVDASAPATSADGARFDILAFQVRGNTLLEPDDVERAILPFMGPGKSEADVEGARAALQKVFEDQGYVAVSVFIPEQSVDGGVLQLEVQPQAVGQLLVQGDTKNADAVRALAPSVAPGRTPNLQDFQRDVVALNSNPTRRVTPELRAGEAPGTLDVVLNVEESSPFHASAELNNFHSSATTDLRASATIRYDNMWGRGDSLSLSAQTAPERTDDGTVISGNYLMRLGQGTQLLLYGVHSDSDIAVVGGTSVVGKGYLFGGRLIQSLGSSEGFYHSLTLGIDWKDFSEDVLLGSDRASAPIKYAPLIASWRGDWMGERSTSSITFSGTFGIRGLGDNWERFDAKRYMARQSFIALKLDAETTQTAASDIQLNARLTSQWSPDPLISNEGFSLGGMSSVRGYYESEAIGDYGFALQTELRTPDLASLLSADLVNELRFHAFLDSGYSGIHLPLPSQRATRDQHLVSTGIGGRVKLFNHLTGALDVGVPLTSGPETESGDIFVRFRIMGEF
- a CDS encoding energy transducer TonB, producing the protein MSRELSTRLMSGFLSLSLHAAAGLALLWAWDEGLSVRDQAGGDKGSVLVVELIPLEPNDGIAREDRAQQGDEPAAMPEERPPLAPAGTGNEEPMPRAAGPDSNAVQASAAAQGDAQDLADLPNADVVAYRRRLEAHLARYRIYPARAQDAGREGVVMLHFVMSKDGRVIQAWVSESSGESDIDREAVAAVMRAQPLPAFPQGWPGQLSVILPVTFRLG
- a CDS encoding DUF2341 domain-containing protein gives rise to the protein MSIIQRARKGAVAGAVALAALTAFSAPAHAWWESDFSYRTKINLNVDAAGVTGEVARAPVLIRLHSGNFSFKDVKADGSDLRFVAGDDRTPLKFHVEKWSPAEEQALVWVDVQGLQPGQASAIYAYYGNEAASAGQDVAGTFGPDYRLVYHFNEQGSPRDATANGNNASGGEARNAGGLIGSSLVLDGTTPVTLPASAFSGGPLSLSFWVKPGGDGAIFDLPGSISLVNEGGQLFIDANGTRSNGAALAADSWANVALVNDGGKSLLFINGQPAGEVAGALAPATAAPLLGQGFAGEIDELRVAGAALPQSAFQLAAASEGQNARLITTDTAQQVETGGGHGYMGILFSALTFDAWVVILICGLMLALSIAIMISKGLLIGRVRQANEAFLDAYRQISRRSGDHDGLPAFDPGATAADSTLGRLYNIGRRELTERLNEGKATGSRFALRGQSIAAIRSALDAGRVREGQKLNARLVLLTIAISGGPFIGLLGTVLGVMITFAAVAAVGEVNINAIAPGIAAALLATVAGLAVAIPALFGYNYLLSRIEEIQADHDIFVDELEKRIAETWQDVPAAAQAA